A part of Astatotilapia calliptera chromosome 15, fAstCal1.2, whole genome shotgun sequence genomic DNA contains:
- the LOC113037363 gene encoding uncharacterized protein LOC113037363, translating into MRCCWTNVILALVSMATLALCQSGDGDWGSGFDIYSVIMATNNTLQAVGDEPAKVKNSHDWTTSAASSPSPTHVLHHEPQPDRCSVHFSTNTASARRLKAQREELAYLQAIQHGNKAVMENLVQFVGNELGDQRYEDVIKENVIGIQEDQKSWHEVVEKAEEDLKKQLEGDVPDSFSGIHKIREESLAFEDMLRAAADIASRLESSAQALHASFTKQMKDIVKIHR; encoded by the exons ATGCGATGTTGTTGGACAAACGTCATCTTGGCTTTGGTATCCATGGCAACCCTAGCACTGTGCCAAAGTGGAGATGGGGACTGGGGTTCAGGCTTTGACATCTACTCTGTGATAATGGCCACCAATAACACATTGCAGGCTGTTGGTGATGAGCCTGCGAAGGTCAAAAACAGCCACGACTGGACCACATCGGCAGCATCCTCACCGTCACCTACACATGTGCTCCACCACGAGCCCCAGCCGGACAGGTGCTCGGTCCACTTCAGCACCAACACTGCTTCAGCTCGAAGGCTGAAGGCCCAGAGAGAGGAGCTGGCCTACCTGCAGGCCATACAGCATGGGAACAAGGCAGTGATGGAAAACTTGGTGCAATTTGTAGGGAATGAGCTGGGAGATCAGCGCTATGAAGATGTGATCAAGGAAAATGTCATTGGCATTCAAGAGGACCAAAAGAGCTGGCACGAGGTGGTAGAAAAAGCAGAAGAGGATCTAAAAAAGCAGCTGGAGGGAGATGTACCGGACTCCTTCTCTGGGATCCACAA AATCAGAGAGGAGTCCTTGGCCTTTGAAGACATGCTTCGTGCTGCAGCGGACATCGCCAGCAGGCTGGAGAGCTCAGCACAGGCCCTGCACGCTTCATTCACCAAGCAAATGAAAGACATTGTGAAAATCCATCGCTGA